In one window of Hymenobacter nivis DNA:
- the secE gene encoding preprotein translocase subunit SecE: protein MNKLTNYFRATAEEMRYSVTWPTAIELQKSAGLVLIGSLVFAAVVGIMDVAFNKSLTAFYQSFR from the coding sequence ATGAACAAGCTGACTAATTACTTCCGCGCAACCGCTGAGGAAATGCGCTACAGCGTGACGTGGCCTACTGCCATCGAACTGCAAAAGAGCGCTGGGCTGGTGCTCATCGGCTCATTGGTGTTCGCAGCAGTTGTCGGCATCATGGACGTTGCATTCAATAAAAGCCTGACGGCTTTTTATCAGTCATTTCGCTAA
- the tuf gene encoding elongation factor Tu produces the protein MAKENFDRSKPHVNIGTIGHVDHGKTTLTAAITMVLANQGLAEKRDFSSIDNAPEEKERGITINTSHVEYSTVNRHYAHVDCPGHADYVKNMVTGAAQMDGAILVVAATDGPMPQTREHILLARQVGVPQLVVFMNKVDMVDDPELLELVEMEIRELLSFYDFDGDNIPIIQGSALGGLNGDAKWVPKIDELMAAVDSFIPIPARLTELPFLMPVEDVFSITGRGTVATGRIERGIINSGEQVDILGMGAKQGLKSTVTGVEMFRKILDRGEAGDNVGLLLRGIEKDDIRRGMVICKPGSVTPHQKFKAEVYVLSKEEGGRHTPFFNNYRPQFYLRTTDVTGIITLPEGVEMVMPGDNITITVELISKVAMEKGLRFAIREGGRTVGAGQVTEVLD, from the coding sequence ATGGCTAAAGAAAATTTCGACCGGTCCAAGCCGCACGTTAACATCGGCACCATCGGCCACGTTGACCACGGCAAAACGACCCTGACCGCTGCTATTACGATGGTGTTGGCAAATCAGGGCCTGGCCGAAAAGCGTGACTTCTCCTCGATTGACAACGCTCCCGAGGAAAAAGAGCGTGGTATTACCATCAACACCTCGCACGTAGAGTATTCGACGGTTAACCGCCACTATGCACACGTTGACTGCCCCGGCCACGCTGACTATGTGAAGAACATGGTAACGGGTGCCGCCCAGATGGACGGTGCTATCCTCGTGGTAGCTGCCACCGATGGCCCCATGCCCCAGACCCGCGAGCACATCCTACTTGCCCGCCAAGTAGGCGTACCCCAGTTGGTGGTATTTATGAACAAAGTAGACATGGTGGACGATCCCGAGCTGTTGGAGCTGGTGGAGATGGAAATCCGTGAGTTGCTCTCGTTCTATGACTTCGATGGCGACAACATTCCGATTATTCAGGGTTCGGCCCTCGGCGGTCTGAACGGTGATGCCAAATGGGTGCCGAAAATCGACGAGTTGATGGCTGCAGTCGATTCGTTCATTCCGATTCCCGCTCGTCTGACCGAATTGCCTTTCCTGATGCCAGTTGAGGATGTATTCTCGATTACGGGCCGTGGCACAGTTGCCACCGGTCGTATCGAGCGCGGCATCATCAATTCGGGCGAGCAAGTAGATATCCTCGGCATGGGCGCCAAGCAGGGCCTCAAGTCGACGGTAACGGGTGTGGAGATGTTCCGCAAAATCCTGGATCGTGGCGAGGCTGGCGATAACGTTGGCCTGTTGCTCCGCGGCATTGAAAAGGACGACATCCGCCGCGGTATGGTTATTTGCAAGCCCGGCTCGGTAACTCCCCACCAGAAGTTTAAGGCTGAGGTGTACGTTCTCTCGAAAGAGGAAGGCGGCCGCCACACCCCGTTCTTTAACAACTACCGTCCGCAGTTCTACCTGCGTACCACTGACGTTACTGGTATCATCACCCTACCTGAGGGTGTAGAAATGGTAATGCCCGGCGACAACATCACCATCACCGTTGAGTTGATCAGCAAGGTGGCAATGGAGAAAGGCCTCCGCTTCGCTATCCGTGAGGGTGGCCGCACGGTGGGTGCCGGTCAGGTAACCGAAGTGCTCGACTAG
- a CDS encoding M1 family metallopeptidase produces the protein MNYLLMGLCGLLLASPLGGWAQKARPGALGPASHAAQRHKGAAVAAGPPAAAPLVVPSWLPSEGPLRPAATILTEVTNTKLDARFDYQKQYLLGTAILTLRSHFYPQSQVVLDAKGFDVQKVELVGERKVKPLVYTYDKRQLTLTLDRPYSRTEAYQVRIVYVAKPNELPAGGSVAITAAKGLYFINPLGLEKNKPRQIWTQGETESNSCWFPTIDRPNQRMTQEISLTVENQFKTLSNGSLISSKNNSDGTRTDSWRQSQPQPPYLTTIVVGDYAVVSDVWRGKAVEYYVEPPYASTAKAVFGHTPEMLEFFSKKLGVDYPWDKYAQVAVRDYVSGAMENTTAVTHGTNMQVTRRELLDATYAGNESIIAHELVHHWFGNYVTCKSWSNLPLNEAFADYGEYLWAERKYGPDEAALVQETKLASYLDEAQGKREPLIRYHYNEREDMFDRHSYAKGGRVLHMLRKYVGDDAFFGALNRYLTQNKQSAVEISKLRTAFEETTGEDLMWFFDQWFLKRGHPELRISHSYAGGAMALRVQQTQDTVYQPVYRLPVTVTVWQKDRPTDYRITVSKADQTFSFPTAERPSLVKFDSEGQLLAQIDEDRTPEELIFQFDHARGYLQRAEVLELLQNKTGDLSISALFRNALDDKFWAIRRTALEHLSRYRGPEGSAVRQAVLRVATTDPNPQVRAQALATLASFPDNAYRATFLAALNDSSYTVAAAALAAVAKISGSGIQAQVAALDNTASNVLVLALADYYAQNGALNQYAWFLRRLPDVPESDLYRYLQAFGALMANIPPVERDKGQQLLEEYARRAPRYDVRLGAYKGLALLLPSTPALKATLQRIREQETDQRLKAFYNLM, from the coding sequence ATGAATTACTTGTTAATGGGCCTTTGCGGGCTACTACTCGCCAGTCCGCTAGGGGGTTGGGCACAAAAGGCGCGGCCTGGTGCCCTGGGGCCGGCCAGCCACGCGGCACAGCGCCACAAGGGCGCCGCGGTTGCTGCCGGGCCCCCCGCCGCGGCGCCGCTGGTGGTGCCGTCGTGGCTGCCGTCGGAAGGCCCGTTGCGGCCGGCCGCTACCATCCTCACCGAGGTCACAAACACCAAGCTCGACGCACGCTTCGATTACCAAAAGCAGTACCTGCTCGGTACGGCCATTCTCACGCTGCGTTCGCACTTTTACCCGCAGAGCCAGGTAGTGCTTGACGCCAAAGGCTTCGACGTGCAAAAAGTGGAGCTGGTGGGCGAGCGCAAGGTGAAACCGCTGGTGTACACCTACGACAAGCGCCAACTCACCCTCACCCTTGACCGTCCTTATTCACGCACCGAGGCCTACCAAGTACGCATTGTATACGTGGCTAAGCCCAATGAGCTGCCCGCCGGCGGCTCGGTAGCCATCACGGCTGCTAAAGGCCTGTACTTCATTAACCCGCTGGGCCTGGAAAAAAACAAGCCGCGCCAGATCTGGACCCAGGGCGAGACGGAATCGAACTCGTGTTGGTTCCCAACCATCGACCGGCCCAACCAGCGCATGACGCAGGAAATCAGCCTGACGGTGGAAAATCAGTTCAAAACGCTGTCCAACGGCTCGCTCATTTCCTCCAAAAATAACTCCGACGGCACCCGCACCGACTCGTGGCGCCAAAGCCAGCCCCAGCCGCCTTACCTGACCACGATTGTGGTGGGCGACTACGCCGTGGTGAGCGACGTGTGGCGCGGCAAAGCGGTGGAGTATTACGTGGAGCCGCCGTACGCCAGCACTGCTAAAGCCGTGTTCGGCCACACGCCCGAGATGCTGGAGTTTTTCTCGAAAAAACTGGGCGTGGATTACCCGTGGGATAAGTATGCCCAAGTGGCGGTGCGCGACTACGTGAGCGGGGCCATGGAAAATACCACGGCTGTGACGCACGGCACCAACATGCAGGTGACGCGCCGCGAGCTGCTCGACGCTACGTACGCCGGCAACGAGTCCATTATTGCCCACGAGCTGGTGCATCACTGGTTTGGCAACTACGTGACCTGCAAGAGCTGGAGTAACCTGCCCCTGAACGAGGCCTTTGCCGACTATGGCGAGTACCTCTGGGCCGAGCGCAAGTACGGCCCCGACGAAGCTGCATTGGTGCAGGAAACCAAGCTGGCCAGCTACCTCGACGAAGCCCAGGGCAAGCGCGAGCCGCTGATTCGCTACCATTACAACGAGCGGGAAGACATGTTCGACCGCCACTCCTACGCCAAGGGCGGCCGGGTGCTGCACATGCTGCGCAAGTATGTGGGCGACGACGCCTTCTTCGGGGCCCTCAACCGCTACCTGACCCAGAACAAGCAGTCGGCGGTGGAGATATCCAAGCTGCGCACGGCTTTTGAAGAAACCACCGGCGAAGACCTCATGTGGTTTTTCGACCAGTGGTTCCTGAAGCGCGGGCACCCCGAGCTGCGCATCAGCCACAGCTACGCCGGTGGGGCTATGGCCCTGCGCGTGCAGCAAACCCAGGATACCGTCTACCAGCCCGTGTACCGCCTGCCGGTGACCGTGACGGTGTGGCAAAAAGACCGGCCAACCGATTACCGCATTACCGTCAGCAAAGCTGACCAAACCTTTTCGTTCCCCACCGCGGAACGGCCCAGCTTGGTCAAGTTCGACAGCGAAGGCCAGTTGCTGGCCCAAATCGACGAAGACCGCACCCCCGAGGAGTTAATTTTTCAATTCGACCACGCCCGCGGCTACTTGCAGCGGGCCGAAGTGCTGGAGCTACTTCAAAACAAAACCGGCGACTTGTCCATCAGCGCCCTATTTCGGAATGCCTTGGACGATAAGTTCTGGGCCATCCGCCGCACGGCCCTTGAGCACCTGAGCCGCTACCGGGGCCCCGAGGGCAGCGCTGTGCGCCAAGCCGTGCTGCGCGTGGCCACCACCGACCCCAATCCCCAGGTGCGCGCCCAGGCGTTGGCCACGCTGGCCAGTTTCCCAGACAATGCGTACCGTGCCACCTTCTTGGCTGCCCTCAATGATAGTTCGTACACCGTGGCCGCAGCGGCCTTAGCGGCTGTTGCTAAAATCTCCGGCAGTGGCATCCAGGCCCAAGTGGCTGCTCTCGACAACACGGCCAGCAATGTGCTGGTACTGGCCCTGGCCGACTACTACGCGCAAAATGGGGCCCTCAACCAGTACGCGTGGTTCTTGCGCCGCCTGCCCGACGTGCCCGAGAGCGACCTCTACCGCTACCTGCAAGCTTTCGGGGCCCTCATGGCCAACATCCCGCCAGTCGAGCGCGACAAAGGCCAGCAACTACTCGAAGAATACGCCCGCCGCGCCCCCCGCTACGACGTGCGGCTGGGGGCCTACAAGGGCTTAGCGCTGCTGCTACCCAGTACCCCCGCGCTCAAAGCCACCCTCCAGCGCATCCGCGAGCAGGAAACTGACCAACGGCTCAAAGCATTTTATAATTTGATGTAG
- a CDS encoding acetyl-CoA carboxylase biotin carboxyl carrier protein subunit: MLQISTGPDRFWEVDYRATDDLRLNGQAFTWDVATGAPGHFQVLHSGRSYDAEVVSADYATKQFVLKINGQRIELRAKDRFDQLLERLGLSNAAAVQVNELKAPMPGLIVDVRVQPGQAVQKGDPLLVLEAMKMENILKAPADGTVSAIKVGLRDNVQKGQLLVQFG, from the coding sequence ATGCTTCAAATCAGCACCGGCCCCGACCGTTTTTGGGAGGTCGACTACCGCGCCACCGACGACCTGCGCCTCAATGGCCAAGCTTTTACCTGGGACGTGGCCACTGGGGCCCCCGGCCATTTTCAAGTTTTGCACAGCGGCCGGTCGTACGACGCGGAAGTGGTGAGCGCCGACTACGCCACTAAGCAGTTCGTATTGAAAATCAACGGCCAGCGCATCGAGCTACGGGCCAAAGACCGGTTCGACCAGCTGCTGGAGCGCCTGGGCCTAAGCAACGCTGCCGCCGTGCAGGTCAACGAGCTGAAGGCCCCCATGCCGGGGCTTATCGTGGACGTGCGGGTGCAGCCTGGCCAGGCCGTGCAGAAGGGCGACCCGCTGCTGGTGCTGGAAGCCATGAAGATGGAAAATATTCTCAAGGCCCCGGCCGACGGCACGGTGAGCGCCATCAAGGTGGGCCTGCGCGACAACGTGCAGAAAGGGCAGCTATTAGTGCAGTTCGGCTAG
- the pyrH gene encoding UMP kinase, translated as MNYHRILLKLSGEALMGQQQYGIDAERLMQYASEIKDVAATGVQVAVVIGGGNIYRGVQAEAFGLDRVQGDYMGMLATVINSMALQSALEKLDVSTRLLSGLTIQRVCEPYIRRRAVRHLEKGRVVIFGAGIGSPYFTTDSAASLRAIEIEADVVLKGTRVDGIYSADPEKNPDAVRFPAITFDEVIAKNLNVMDMTAFTLCKENNLPIIVFDMNTPGNLARLLNGEPMGTLVSMNGTAATRHNKPPVLDAKHSALQPAVGPQPEQA; from the coding sequence TTGAACTACCACCGTATTCTTCTCAAACTCAGCGGCGAAGCCCTGATGGGCCAGCAGCAGTACGGCATCGACGCTGAGCGGCTGATGCAGTACGCCTCCGAAATTAAGGACGTGGCTGCCACCGGCGTGCAAGTGGCCGTGGTGATTGGCGGCGGCAACATTTACCGGGGCGTGCAAGCCGAAGCGTTCGGCCTCGACCGTGTGCAGGGCGACTACATGGGCATGCTGGCCACGGTCATCAACTCAATGGCTTTGCAGAGCGCCCTCGAAAAGCTTGACGTGAGCACCCGGCTGCTTTCGGGCCTCACCATTCAGCGGGTGTGCGAACCCTATATCCGCCGCCGCGCGGTGCGCCACCTAGAGAAAGGCCGCGTGGTGATTTTTGGGGCCGGTATTGGCTCGCCATACTTCACCACCGACTCGGCCGCTTCGCTGCGGGCCATCGAGATTGAGGCCGACGTGGTGCTAAAAGGCACGCGCGTGGACGGCATTTACTCGGCCGATCCGGAGAAGAACCCCGATGCCGTGCGCTTCCCGGCCATCACCTTCGACGAGGTGATTGCCAAAAACCTGAACGTGATGGACATGACGGCCTTCACGTTGTGCAAGGAGAACAACCTGCCCATCATCGTTTTCGACATGAATACCCCCGGCAACTTGGCGCGCCTGCTCAACGGCGAGCCCATGGGCACCTTGGTGAGTATGAACGGTACCGCCGCGACCCGCCACAACAAGCCGCCGGTGCTCGACGCCAAGCACAGCGCCTTGCAGCCCGCGGTAGGGCCCCAGCCGGAGCAAGCCTAA
- the frr gene encoding ribosome recycling factor — MDEEIQFYLDDAVESMGKALAHVGVEMGRIRAGKASPAMLEGLKVDYYGTPTPIDQVANISAPDARSLLIKPWEKNMVSEVAKAIKASDLGLNPVSDADGVRLNIPAMTEERRRDLVKQAKNESEAGKIRMRGIRKDVNEALRKLLKDGASEDAIKSAEEKVQKATDSYIMEVEKSLSKKESEIMTI; from the coding sequence ATGGACGAAGAAATTCAGTTCTACCTCGACGATGCGGTAGAGTCGATGGGCAAGGCCCTGGCCCACGTGGGCGTCGAAATGGGCCGCATCCGGGCCGGCAAAGCCTCGCCGGCCATGCTCGAAGGCCTCAAGGTAGATTATTACGGCACCCCCACGCCTATTGACCAGGTGGCCAATATTTCGGCCCCCGATGCCCGCTCGCTGCTCATCAAGCCGTGGGAAAAAAATATGGTGAGCGAGGTAGCCAAAGCCATCAAAGCCAGCGATTTGGGCCTGAACCCCGTATCGGACGCTGACGGGGTGCGGCTCAACATCCCGGCCATGACCGAGGAGCGCCGCCGCGATTTGGTGAAGCAGGCCAAAAATGAGTCGGAAGCCGGTAAAATCCGAATGCGCGGCATCCGCAAGGACGTGAACGAGGCCCTGCGGAAGCTGCTGAAAGACGGCGCTTCGGAAGACGCCATTAAAAGCGCCGAGGAGAAAGTGCAAAAAGCTACCGACAGCTACATCATGGAAGTAGAGAAGTCGCTGAGCAAGAAGGAGTCGGAAATTATGACTATCTGA
- the nadD gene encoding nicotinate (nicotinamide) nucleotide adenylyltransferase — MSRRVGLLFGSFNPVHTGHLILAEYFATRTDLDEVWLVVTPHNPFKAAGGLLPEAERLRWVELAVAGNPHLRAEAIEFELPRPSYTVATLDALRLRHPGTEFVLLMGADNLPGVPQWHNAHRLLAETDTYVYPRPGAPAPHLAAFPRVQLLEAPLLDISGTYIRECLRAGYSIRYLVPPAVEAALATIDFQA; from the coding sequence ATGAGCCGCCGCGTGGGCTTGCTCTTCGGCTCGTTCAATCCCGTGCATACCGGCCACCTCATTCTGGCTGAGTATTTTGCCACCCGCACCGATTTGGACGAGGTTTGGCTGGTCGTCACGCCCCACAACCCTTTCAAAGCCGCCGGCGGCTTGCTGCCCGAGGCCGAGCGCCTGCGCTGGGTTGAGCTGGCTGTAGCTGGCAACCCGCACCTGCGGGCCGAAGCCATCGAGTTTGAACTGCCGCGGCCCAGCTACACTGTTGCCACGCTCGACGCCCTGCGCCTGCGCCACCCCGGTACCGAATTCGTGCTGCTGATGGGCGCCGACAATCTGCCGGGCGTGCCGCAGTGGCACAATGCCCACCGCCTGCTGGCCGAAACCGATACCTATGTGTATCCCCGGCCCGGGGCCCCCGCGCCTCATTTAGCGGCGTTCCCCCGCGTGCAGCTGCTGGAAGCGCCGCTGCTGGATATTTCGGGTACCTACATCCGGGAATGCCTGCGGGCCGGTTACAGCATCCGCTACTTGGTGCCGCCCGCAGTAGAAGCAGCCTTGGCAACCATCGATTTTCAAGCTTGA
- the gmk gene encoding guanylate kinase yields MQGKIIVFSAPSGAGKTTIVHRLMQRVPGLSFSISACTRDRRGRSEVNGKDYHFITAQDFQEKIRHDEFVEWEEVYEGAFYGTLKSEIERIWANGQHAILDVDVKGGLSIKEFYKDRALAVFVRPPSIEALGERLQARATDSQSSISSRLYKAAFELAFEDRFDVTVVNDDLDQASAEAEKLVRDFTQAATDAV; encoded by the coding sequence ATGCAAGGCAAAATTATCGTTTTTTCGGCACCTTCCGGGGCTGGCAAAACCACCATCGTGCACCGGCTCATGCAGCGGGTGCCCGGGCTTAGTTTTTCCATCTCGGCCTGTACCCGCGACCGCCGCGGCCGTTCCGAAGTCAACGGCAAGGACTACCACTTCATCACGGCCCAGGATTTTCAGGAGAAGATTCGCCACGACGAGTTCGTGGAGTGGGAAGAAGTGTATGAGGGTGCCTTTTACGGCACCCTCAAGTCTGAAATCGAACGCATCTGGGCCAACGGCCAGCACGCTATTCTCGACGTTGACGTAAAGGGTGGCCTCAGTATCAAGGAGTTTTACAAGGATAGGGCCCTGGCCGTTTTTGTGCGGCCGCCGTCCATCGAAGCGCTGGGCGAGCGGCTGCAAGCCCGCGCTACCGATTCGCAGTCCAGTATTTCCTCACGCCTCTACAAAGCCGCGTTCGAGCTGGCCTTCGAGGACCGTTTCGACGTGACGGTGGTCAACGACGACTTGGACCAGGCATCGGCCGAAGCCGAGAAACTCGTGCGCGACTTCACCCAGGCCGCGACCGACGCCGTATGA